In Calothrix sp. PCC 7507, one DNA window encodes the following:
- a CDS encoding methyl-accepting chemotaxis protein, translated as MKNEFNTDNNVVSQPEISNLNTPLMIAHRQNLAQQILARCKTRVVASRKLKKSLLGIFFNLSITNKLLISLIASELVSILGIGIVGKYLISSNLQTSSLEQAKSAISFADIIDNIKNKQMGFNFQGNSDNPEIIRAISLPSPGQIINRHLKVEIKKIIVDLSKKNIGSNKSPIKFFRHQTNTTLVRETPGNHLNKLLGNSWTTEFIPVILALVIISIWVLIIRRSIMKLIQELEQTANKFATSDRSTKSEVFATDEVKQLALTFNDMANNLAEQVIRQENEAKLAQTVNEITSRFRGSLNTLHILNVAVTSTREAIKADRVIVYRFDENWYGTIIAESVGADWPLALGAQIADPCFAKDYANKYQKGLVQSWEDIHKAGLTECHLNQLEQFAVKANLIAPILINNKLYGLLIAHQCSAPRQWQDLEIKLLKQVAIPVGYALEQTSLLEQVEAARSRAEVAASEQRQQNEALQQQILHLLRDIAGVSQGDLTVRSEVKFGELGTVADFFNSIVENLRVIVTKVKVSANQVNTAIGNNEAAIRQLTDKALKQANNISLTVASVNNMTLSMQAVAEIAEIASQVAHNASLTVEDSEAAMDITVKNILRLRSTIGDTAKKVKRLGESSQQISHVVSLISQIATQTNLLAINAGLEATKAGEESEGFAIIAKEIGELAVCCTDATQEIEQIVEKIQLETSEVIKAMEQGTTQVVEGSRMVGDAKIALSQILNVSHQIDELVQSVSQMTLSQVETSQAVSKLMQEISQVSEFTSTSSRWVSQSLQQTVEISQELQKTVETFKVS; from the coding sequence ATGAAAAATGAATTTAACACTGATAATAATGTGGTGTCACAGCCTGAGATATCTAACCTCAATACACCATTAATGATTGCTCACCGTCAAAATTTAGCACAGCAAATACTTGCACGATGTAAAACCAGAGTAGTTGCTTCCCGAAAACTTAAAAAATCTTTATTAGGAATATTTTTTAACCTTTCTATTACCAATAAACTATTAATTTCTTTAATAGCATCTGAATTAGTTTCTATCTTGGGAATAGGGATAGTTGGTAAATACCTGATTAGTAGTAATTTGCAGACTAGTTCACTAGAACAGGCAAAATCAGCAATATCTTTTGCAGATATTATTGATAATATCAAAAATAAGCAAATGGGCTTTAATTTTCAGGGAAATTCTGATAATCCTGAAATTATTAGAGCCATAAGTCTGCCTAGTCCAGGTCAAATTATAAATCGGCATTTGAAAGTTGAAATCAAGAAAATTATTGTAGATTTATCTAAAAAAAACATTGGAAGTAATAAGAGTCCAATAAAATTTTTTCGTCATCAAACTAATACAACTTTAGTGAGAGAGACTCCAGGGAATCACCTGAATAAATTGCTGGGAAATAGTTGGACGACAGAATTTATCCCAGTGATTTTAGCGTTAGTAATTATCTCAATCTGGGTGCTAATTATCAGGCGCTCGATTATGAAACTGATTCAGGAATTAGAGCAAACAGCTAATAAATTTGCGACAAGCGATCGCTCTACAAAATCTGAGGTTTTCGCCACTGATGAAGTAAAGCAATTGGCGCTCACTTTTAACGACATGGCAAATAATCTTGCTGAACAAGTCATCCGCCAAGAAAATGAAGCCAAACTAGCACAGACAGTTAATGAAATCACTTCTCGCTTTCGCGGTTCACTCAACACTTTACACATCCTCAACGTAGCAGTCACTAGTACCAGAGAAGCCATCAAAGCAGATCGAGTAATTGTCTATCGCTTCGATGAAAATTGGTATGGTACGATTATTGCTGAATCTGTGGGTGCTGATTGGCCTTTAGCTCTAGGGGCACAGATTGCTGACCCTTGTTTTGCTAAAGATTATGCTAATAAATATCAGAAAGGCTTAGTTCAATCATGGGAAGATATCCATAAAGCTGGTTTGACCGAGTGTCACCTTAACCAACTAGAACAATTTGCAGTCAAGGCGAATTTAATCGCGCCAATTTTGATTAACAACAAACTATATGGTTTGTTGATAGCTCACCAGTGTTCTGCGCCGCGTCAATGGCAAGATTTAGAAATCAAATTGCTGAAACAGGTGGCGATTCCAGTTGGCTATGCTCTAGAACAAACATCTCTGTTAGAACAAGTAGAAGCAGCACGTTCTCGTGCAGAAGTCGCAGCCTCTGAGCAACGTCAACAAAATGAAGCATTGCAACAGCAGATACTCCATCTCCTCAGAGATATCGCTGGCGTATCCCAAGGTGACTTAACTGTGCGTTCTGAAGTGAAGTTTGGAGAACTAGGGACTGTCGCTGACTTTTTCAACTCCATTGTGGAAAATCTGAGAGTCATTGTCACTAAAGTTAAAGTATCTGCTAACCAAGTGAACACAGCAATTGGTAATAACGAAGCCGCCATCCGCCAACTTACCGACAAAGCACTTAAACAAGCAAACAACATTAGCCTGACGGTTGCTAGTGTTAATAATATGACACTGTCTATGCAAGCAGTCGCAGAAATTGCAGAAATTGCTTCCCAAGTTGCTCACAACGCTTCTTTAACTGTCGAGGATAGTGAAGCCGCAATGGATATCACCGTCAAGAACATTCTCAGATTGCGCTCGACGATTGGTGATACAGCGAAAAAAGTCAAACGCCTTGGGGAATCTTCGCAACAAATTTCCCATGTAGTTTCTTTGATTAGTCAAATAGCTACACAAACTAACTTGCTAGCCATCAATGCTGGATTGGAAGCGACAAAAGCTGGTGAAGAGAGTGAAGGTTTTGCCATTATTGCCAAAGAAATTGGTGAACTAGCAGTTTGTTGTACTGACGCTACCCAAGAAATTGAGCAAATTGTCGAAAAAATTCAACTAGAAACCAGCGAGGTTATCAAGGCGATGGAACAGGGAACGACTCAAGTTGTAGAAGGGAGTCGCATGGTTGGAGATGCCAAAATAGCCTTGAGTCAGATTCTCAATGTATCTCACCAAATTGATGAATTGGTGCAGTCAGTTTCGCAAATGACTTTATCTCAGGTAGAAACGTCGCAAGCAGTGAGCAAATTAATGCAAGAAATTTCTCAAGTGTCGGAATTTACTAGTACTTCTTCTCGCTGGGTTTCTCAATCTTTGCAACAAACTGTCGAGATTTCCCAAGAGTTGCAGAAGACTGTTGAGACATTTAAGGTTAGCTAG
- a CDS encoding response regulator transcription factor: MTEQSPIQILIVDDHPVVRQGLAAMIDREPDMAVVGQVCNGHEAVATFRQHQPDVTLMDLRMPEMDGVAAISAICNEFEDSRIIVLTTYDGDEDIYRGLKAGAKGYLLKDAEPDELLTAIRVVNTGQKYIPTSVGAKLAERVGILQLSARELEVIGLMATGKTNQEIGAALRISEGTVKYHVNNILSKLGVSDRIQAVITALKRGIVTLQ; this comes from the coding sequence ATGACTGAGCAAAGCCCGATCCAAATCCTGATTGTTGACGATCATCCCGTCGTCCGCCAAGGTTTAGCAGCAATGATTGATCGGGAGCCAGATATGGCAGTTGTCGGACAGGTTTGTAATGGACATGAAGCCGTTGCAACATTCCGCCAACATCAACCTGATGTCACCCTCATGGATTTGCGAATGCCAGAGATGGATGGAGTCGCCGCCATTAGCGCCATCTGTAACGAGTTTGAAGACTCCCGGATTATTGTGCTGACTACCTATGACGGCGACGAAGATATTTATAGGGGACTCAAAGCTGGAGCTAAAGGTTATTTACTCAAAGACGCTGAACCTGATGAATTGCTCACAGCCATTCGCGTTGTCAACACTGGGCAGAAATACATTCCCACTTCGGTAGGAGCCAAATTAGCAGAGCGGGTAGGTATCCTACAATTGAGCGCACGAGAACTAGAAGTGATTGGCCTCATGGCTACTGGTAAAACCAACCAAGAAATTGGTGCTGCTTTGCGAATCTCCGAGGGTACAGTCAAGTACCACGTCAATAATATTCTCAGCAAATTGGGAGTTAGCGATCGCATCCAAGCAGTCATCACAGCCCTAAAACGCGGCATCGTTACTCTTCAGTAA
- a CDS encoding GAF domain-containing protein, whose amino-acid sequence MRQEDAIALLLEQIATLEQENMKLQTAVAIACEQERTAQAKVTQPVIQCVLVPEEQQRVAELEAQNRLLENRDRILEATATAANALLTIENFDQAVNTALKAIGESLDTDRVTVIENFAHPSAPLHCWKLLYEWNSPNTVSQISHPDEAEGTYEEGGIAEWYERISQGQSISCLLEEMPEPFRSGQAAIGVKALHIVPIFVEGLCWGVLGFDDCREAKRRGTAELALLKTVAACIGSAIQRQRIQQAQREHATELAKANANLQQRDRLLSVVAQVTKDLLEAEDADLAIPVALKAVGEVANMSRVLLILEHQHPVTQKLQHCVTYEWAATGITDHHAVGMSVMNNDDFQILIQPLYQGQSIWRVIDELPDVTRWQFEKLQIKSTGVVPIFIAGRYIGCVSFDDCVHPRHWNQQEIDVLTTAAETIGAALHRKQLVEGLIAERAKAAEERVAELSKANIAIKNSLDRLAADSELNTFLGHVILEIKHQLNAQVAHLFLYDPPSHTLRLHLGSETDEVLPKEKLQDVEAFLEPIPADITRAWEIMVQAKQPLEFGVWENTHPEHWPIALEWHRQRGHQTAMCIPLMLGDIALGFLGLAFTQKATLNPEEFELAQALAHQATLAIQLTQLAEEAKQAAILKEQEKAATAQIAELVRANESLRGCLNRLADEPDLETFWEHILLEASAQVNSYAAALFLYDESANTQLMKRYVREGQVIPIKTAPELAQFRVPIAGSIVSLWKKAFLRGESIFFNLDESDRLVGSRINWHRHQGHRSIVRVPLILGSRPLGFIGLCFQEPRTSLPQNIELIVALAQQATLAIQLTHLAEQSRQAAILEERNRMAREIHDTLAQAFTGVIVQLGAASRIVPGELAEVQTHITQARDLAREGLSEARRSLNALRPQILETGNLGKAFNRLATQMSASIDTCTTCKVFGQVYPLSADIENNLLRIGQEALTNAIKHAFASRIHIELVYEPTQFTLQVKDNGRGFETDSLSIVKGFGLMGMKERSDRIGAQLTIQSVTGQGTEIKISIIGNKQ is encoded by the coding sequence ATGCGGCAAGAAGATGCGATCGCCTTGTTACTGGAGCAGATCGCTACCCTAGAGCAGGAGAATATGAAGCTGCAAACTGCAGTGGCGATCGCCTGTGAGCAAGAAAGAACTGCACAGGCAAAAGTTACACAGCCAGTTATTCAATGCGTCTTAGTGCCAGAAGAACAACAACGGGTTGCAGAACTCGAAGCCCAAAACCGTCTCTTAGAGAACCGCGATCGCATCTTAGAAGCCACAGCAACAGCGGCCAATGCCTTATTGACCATTGAAAACTTTGATCAAGCGGTGAATACTGCCTTGAAAGCGATCGGGGAAAGTTTGGATACAGATCGCGTGACGGTGATTGAAAATTTCGCTCATCCATCTGCACCCCTACACTGCTGGAAGCTTTTGTATGAATGGAATTCACCCAACACAGTGTCCCAAATATCCCATCCCGATGAAGCAGAAGGAACTTATGAAGAGGGAGGGATTGCGGAGTGGTATGAGCGTATTAGCCAAGGACAAAGCATTAGTTGTCTACTAGAAGAAATGCCAGAGCCGTTTCGCAGTGGACAAGCTGCAATCGGAGTGAAAGCATTACACATTGTCCCAATTTTTGTTGAGGGCTTGTGCTGGGGAGTGTTGGGATTTGATGACTGTCGCGAAGCCAAGCGCCGGGGAACGGCTGAACTGGCATTACTCAAAACTGTTGCCGCTTGTATTGGGAGTGCCATTCAGCGTCAACGGATTCAGCAAGCTCAACGAGAACACGCCACCGAACTAGCAAAAGCCAACGCCAATCTCCAACAGCGCGATCGCCTACTCTCCGTCGTTGCTCAAGTCACTAAAGACCTATTGGAAGCCGAAGACGCTGATCTAGCGATTCCAGTTGCCTTAAAAGCAGTCGGAGAAGTCGCAAACATGAGTCGCGTTTTGCTCATCCTTGAACATCAACACCCCGTCACACAAAAATTACAGCACTGCGTTACCTATGAGTGGGCAGCCACAGGCATCACCGATCATCATGCTGTTGGTATGTCTGTGATGAACAACGACGATTTCCAAATTTTGATTCAACCTCTTTATCAAGGGCAGTCTATCTGGCGAGTCATTGATGAATTACCCGATGTCACACGCTGGCAATTTGAGAAACTGCAAATCAAATCAACAGGTGTAGTCCCGATATTTATTGCCGGACGCTACATTGGCTGTGTCAGCTTTGATGATTGCGTGCATCCCCGGCACTGGAATCAGCAGGAAATAGATGTACTCACAACTGCTGCCGAGACTATTGGCGCGGCACTGCACCGCAAACAGTTAGTTGAGGGACTAATTGCCGAACGTGCGAAGGCGGCGGAAGAACGAGTCGCAGAATTGTCTAAGGCAAACATAGCTATCAAAAATAGTCTTGATCGCCTCGCCGCCGACTCGGAACTCAATACCTTCCTTGGTCATGTCATCCTAGAAATTAAACATCAACTAAATGCTCAAGTAGCCCATTTATTCCTCTACGATCCACCCTCTCATACCTTGCGGTTGCATTTGGGTTCGGAAACAGATGAAGTTTTACCCAAGGAAAAACTCCAAGACGTAGAAGCCTTTCTCGAACCAATTCCCGCCGATATTACCCGCGCTTGGGAAATTATGGTGCAGGCGAAACAGCCCCTGGAATTTGGGGTTTGGGAAAACACTCATCCAGAACACTGGCCTATAGCCCTGGAATGGCATCGTCAGCGAGGACATCAAACTGCCATGTGTATACCGCTGATGTTGGGTGATATAGCTTTGGGTTTCTTGGGGTTGGCATTCACCCAAAAAGCCACTTTAAATCCTGAAGAATTTGAACTAGCGCAAGCCTTGGCACATCAAGCAACACTAGCCATTCAACTCACCCAGTTGGCAGAAGAGGCAAAACAAGCCGCTATCCTCAAAGAACAAGAAAAAGCTGCCACCGCGCAAATTGCCGAACTCGTAAGAGCCAACGAATCACTGCGGGGCTGTTTGAATCGATTAGCAGATGAACCAGACTTAGAAACATTTTGGGAACATATTCTTCTAGAAGCCTCCGCCCAAGTCAATTCCTATGCAGCAGCGCTGTTCCTCTACGATGAGTCAGCCAATACACAACTGATGAAACGATATGTCCGCGAGGGACAGGTGATTCCCATCAAGACGGCTCCGGAACTAGCACAATTTAGAGTGCCTATTGCGGGAAGTATTGTTTCCTTGTGGAAAAAAGCGTTTTTGAGAGGCGAGTCCATCTTTTTTAATCTGGATGAAAGCGATCGCCTGGTTGGTTCGCGAATTAACTGGCATCGTCATCAAGGGCATCGTTCCATTGTGCGTGTACCGTTAATTTTGGGTTCTCGTCCCCTCGGTTTTATTGGTTTATGTTTTCAGGAACCCAGGACTAGCCTACCCCAAAATATTGAACTGATCGTGGCGTTAGCACAGCAAGCGACCTTAGCGATTCAGTTAACTCATTTAGCCGAGCAGAGTCGCCAAGCCGCAATTTTGGAAGAACGCAACCGGATGGCGCGAGAAATTCATGATACGCTAGCTCAAGCCTTCACAGGCGTGATTGTGCAATTGGGTGCTGCCTCTAGAATTGTTCCTGGTGAATTGGCAGAAGTGCAGACACACATCACCCAGGCACGGGATCTAGCTCGTGAAGGATTGTCCGAAGCCAGGCGATCGCTCAATGCTCTCCGTCCCCAAATTTTAGAAACTGGCAATTTAGGTAAAGCTTTTAACCGTCTTGCCACCCAAATGTCTGCCTCTATTGATACTTGCACAACTTGCAAAGTCTTCGGGCAAGTATATCCCCTATCGGCAGACATAGAGAATAACTTGCTCCGGATTGGACAAGAAGCATTGACAAATGCTATTAAACATGCATTTGCCAGCAGAATTCATATCGAACTAGTGTATGAACCGACTCAATTTACCTTACAAGTCAAAGACAATGGACGGGGATTTGAGACAGATAGCTTGTCTATAGTCAAGGGTTTTGGATTGATGGGGATGAAAGAACGTAGCGATCGCATCGGTGCCCAGCTAACAATCCAAAGCGTTACAGGACAAGGAACAGAAATTAAAATATCAATAATAGGCAACAAGCAATAG
- a CDS encoding RNA-binding S4 domain-containing protein: MIKLDQFLKLVGVAPTGGQAKLMIIDGDVKVNGTVETRRGRKLVLGDKVTVGRQTFEVEDF, from the coding sequence ATGATTAAACTTGATCAATTTTTAAAGTTGGTGGGTGTAGCCCCAACCGGAGGGCAAGCCAAACTGATGATTATTGATGGCGATGTCAAAGTCAATGGCACAGTTGAAACGCGACGAGGACGAAAATTAGTATTGGGCGACAAAGTAACAGTAGGTAGACAAACTTTCGAGGTTGAAGACTTTTGA